In one window of Nitrospirota bacterium DNA:
- a CDS encoding type II toxin-antitoxin system RelE/ParE family toxin, giving the protein MTIIETPIFTRRIQVMLSYEEYRLLQAHLVNKPDVGKVMSGSGGMRKLRWSAKGHGKRGGIRVIYYWFMSKDVILLLFAYAKNEQDDLTKEQLRQLRKVIEKEYL; this is encoded by the coding sequence ATGACCATTATTGAGACACCGATTTTCACACGACGAATTCAGGTAATGCTCTCTTACGAAGAATATCGGCTCTTGCAGGCTCATTTGGTCAACAAACCGGATGTCGGGAAGGTTATGTCGGGAAGCGGAGGTATGAGAAAGCTTCGATGGTCAGCAAAAGGGCATGGGAAAAGGGGCGGCATCAGGGTTATATATTACTGGTTCATGTCAAAAGACGTCATTCTTCTCCTTTTTGCCTATGCCAAAAATGAGCAGGATGATTTAACAAAGGAGCAACTCAGGCAACTGAGAAAAGTCATTGAAAAGGAGTACCTATGA
- a CDS encoding helix-turn-helix domain-containing protein — MKKELFEELLESVKQGGAIMQGVMKPSRIIAFPESEVRKIREHYGLSQDNFASLMGISVATLRNWEQGRRKPEGPARVLLMVAARHPEALLDISGVKKDRKRV, encoded by the coding sequence ATGAAAAAAGAACTATTTGAAGAACTGCTTGAAAGCGTAAAACAGGGCGGTGCAATTATGCAAGGGGTGATGAAGCCTTCACGCATTATTGCATTCCCGGAATCAGAGGTGCGAAAGATACGTGAGCATTACGGTCTATCTCAGGACAACTTCGCCTCTCTTATGGGAATAAGTGTTGCAACGCTTCGCAACTGGGAACAGGGGCGCCGGAAACCGGAAGGTCCAGCTCGTGTTTTATTAATGGTTGCTGCGAGGCATCCGGAAGCCTTGCTTGATATCTCAGGTGTTAAAAAGGATAGAAAGAGGGTCTAA
- a CDS encoding type II toxin-antitoxin system Phd/YefM family antitoxin, with translation MTTITATEARKKLYRLIDEVSESHEAVYVTGKRSRAVIVSENDWSAIQETLYLLSIPGMGESIRKGLKTPVKKCSKGPRW, from the coding sequence ATGACTACTATTACGGCAACTGAGGCAAGGAAGAAATTGTACCGCTTGATAGACGAAGTATCAGAGTCGCACGAGGCGGTATATGTTACCGGAAAGCGCAGCAGGGCAGTGATAGTTTCTGAAAACGATTGGAGCGCTATTCAGGAAACTCTTTATCTGCTTTCAATCCCGGGCATGGGTGAATCAATACGCAAAGGTTTGAAAACGCCGGTCAAAAAATGTTCAAAGGGGCCTCGCTGGTGA